One genomic segment of Hydra vulgaris chromosome 14, alternate assembly HydraT2T_AEP includes these proteins:
- the LOC136091077 gene encoding uncharacterized protein LOC136091077: protein MEVSEMKMLRFSFRVTKKDRIKNEFIRGSAHVACFGDKVRESRLRWFGHVQRRQESYIGRKVLGMELPGKSRRVRPKRRFVDAVVEDMRVAGVSVEDTHDRAR, encoded by the coding sequence ATGGAGGTGTCTGAGATGAAGATGTTAAGATTCTCATTTAGAGTGACGAAGAAGGATAGGATCAAAAATGAGTTTATTCGAGGATCAGCACATGTAGCATGTTTTGGAGATAAAGTTAGAGAATCGAGATTGAGATGGTTTGGACATGTACAGAGGAGACAGGAGAGCTATATTGGCAGGAAGGTTTTGGGGATGGAACTTCCAGGTAAGAGTAGGAGAGTTAGACCTAAGAGGAGGTTTGTGGATGCAGTGGTGGAGGATATGAGAGTGGCTGGTGTGTCAGTGGAGGATACTCATGACAGGGCTAGATGA